In one Candidatus Nomurabacteria bacterium genomic region, the following are encoded:
- a CDS encoding 2'-5' RNA ligase family protein codes for MRNDIARTFDVHEALRIPPHITLFYPFDTEAENIGRLQHDLDKLVKLITALPLSVVGFKPFDNEVWFLDLEQKAELHAIKDAITHLIKSSLNIVDQRRFSDVYFHCTLAFRDVTPEKFEAIGEYLKDRQPPIDYFVLDAVAILEQQQDRTWKVLSVHPLLG; via the coding sequence TTGCGTAATGATATTGCTCGTACATTTGACGTGCACGAAGCCCTGAGAATACCTCCGCATATTACGTTGTTCTATCCGTTTGATACGGAAGCTGAGAATATTGGTCGCTTGCAACATGATTTGGATAAATTAGTAAAATTAATAACAGCGCTTCCTTTGTCTGTTGTGGGCTTCAAACCTTTCGATAATGAGGTGTGGTTTTTGGACCTTGAACAAAAAGCCGAGTTGCATGCTATTAAAGATGCTATTACACACTTAATAAAATCATCGCTTAATATCGTCGATCAACGACGCTTCTCGGATGTTTATTTTCATTGCACCTTGGCATTCAGAGATGTTACTCCAGAAAAGTTTGAAGCAATCGGCGAGTACCTCAAGGATAGACAGCCACCAATTGATTATTTTGTTCTTGATGCTGTCGCAATACTGGAGCAACAACAAGATAGGACTTGGAAGGTTCTTTCTGTGCATCCATTATTAGGCTGA
- a CDS encoding sulfite exporter TauE/SafE family protein: MQKTYTFHVDGLHCQSCILLTQNELKEMPQITNVQTSLKTNSIQVTGDFGDKSEAELLPELSEILKPLGYTLSLNPTIKPVSWSDFAIAIPVALTFIFGFILLQKLGIVNLVNTSEVTYGTAFFVGLIASVSTCMAVVGGLVLSLSANFAKEGDKTKPQILFHIGRLVSFFLFGGIIGALGAFVQFNQTTSLVLGIFVAFVLASSRYQSFRCFSLGKTFATLYAEFT; encoded by the coding sequence ATGCAAAAAACCTATACCTTTCACGTGGATGGACTTCATTGTCAGTCCTGCATCCTGTTAACACAAAACGAGCTTAAAGAGATGCCTCAGATCACTAATGTACAAACATCTTTAAAGACAAATAGCATTCAAGTCACGGGCGACTTTGGAGATAAAAGCGAAGCGGAGCTATTACCAGAACTCTCAGAAATCTTAAAACCTCTTGGTTATACGCTTAGTCTAAACCCTACAATAAAACCTGTCTCTTGGTCTGATTTTGCTATCGCAATACCAGTTGCGCTCACCTTCATTTTTGGCTTCATCTTGCTTCAAAAACTCGGCATCGTAAATCTTGTGAATACAAGTGAAGTCACTTATGGTACCGCATTTTTCGTAGGGCTTATCGCCTCGGTTTCAACATGCATGGCCGTTGTTGGTGGACTAGTACTGTCTCTATCAGCAAACTTTGCAAAAGAAGGCGATAAAACAAAACCGCAAATATTGTTTCATATTGGCCGACTTGTTTCATTCTTTCTCTTTGGTGGTATTATTGGAGCACTTGGTGCTTTTGTGCAATTTAACCAAACAACATCACTGGTATTAGGAATATTCGTTGCATTTGTTCTTGCTAGTTCTAGGTATCAATCTTTTAGATGTTTTTCCTTGGGTAAAACGTTTGCAACTCTTTATGCCGAGTTCACTTAG
- the cadA gene encoding cadmium-translocating P-type ATPase encodes MNHKKTVAIKGMHCASCAITIEKTLNKTDGVDAAQVNYGTETAAIQFDPSKTTLEKLSSTIEPLGYTFSMPTAESMNMSTDEHAAHLGLKQSKEDKLKEISSMKKMVYSILPLAVISIIEMTWSILAQFNALPAPNTFIQMAFHQLMPLMATYALFVVGKPYLLGIYRFVRYGNANMDTLIGIGTSVAYVYSLVLVLFSEALKPYLDVQHLYFDATIVVIAFITLGKYLEARAKIKTGDAIEKLLNLQAKTALVIRDGKEQEVAINEVVIGDHIIVKPGSNIPVDGILTEGESYVDESMITGESMPIQKTTGDTAISGTVNTTGTFTFKATKIGSETLLAKIITMVQEAQGSRAPIQALADKISSVFVPIVLVLSVITLAAWLIIGTGPLGFSQALTFGLTSFVGILVIACPCALGLATPTAIIVGVGKGAKEGILIKDAATLEKLHKADTIIVDKTGTITKGKPEVVTVYNQTTKPEAELISILATLEQKSEHPIAYAITSYAKTHNAPITKVTDFEIIKGKGLKGSIDNVEYFAGNTKLMVDLGHTLDFAIIEKETTDGKTPVFLATNNAFLGSVYVADAIKPEATQAIKDLHKLGMTVIMVTGDMKNTAQAIAREVGIDEVIAEALPEEKLTKVKSLQRQGRVVVMAGDGVNDAPALAQADIGIAMGTGTDVAIETAGITLLHGDISKIVKAIRLSKITMTGIKQNLFWAFIYNIIGIPLASGLFYPLFGWLLSPVFAGLAMALSSVSVVGNSLRLKTKKL; translated from the coding sequence ATGAACCATAAAAAAACCGTTGCTATCAAAGGCATGCACTGCGCATCTTGCGCGATTACCATTGAAAAAACGCTAAACAAAACAGATGGCGTTGATGCTGCTCAAGTGAATTATGGCACCGAAACAGCCGCTATTCAGTTTGATCCATCCAAAACAACGCTTGAAAAGCTTTCTTCTACGATTGAACCGCTGGGTTATACTTTTTCGATGCCTACTGCAGAATCCATGAACATGTCAACTGATGAACATGCGGCGCATTTAGGGCTCAAGCAATCCAAAGAAGATAAACTCAAAGAAATATCTTCGATGAAAAAAATGGTCTACTCAATTTTGCCATTAGCGGTGATTAGTATCATAGAAATGACGTGGAGTATCCTAGCGCAATTCAATGCCCTCCCCGCACCAAATACCTTCATCCAGATGGCCTTTCATCAGCTCATGCCACTCATGGCGACCTATGCGCTCTTTGTTGTAGGAAAGCCTTATTTACTGGGGATCTACCGATTCGTGCGTTATGGCAACGCCAATATGGATACGTTGATCGGTATTGGTACGAGCGTTGCCTATGTTTATAGCTTGGTCCTCGTTCTGTTTTCAGAAGCGCTCAAACCTTATTTAGATGTTCAACATCTCTACTTTGATGCCACTATCGTTGTTATCGCTTTTATCACTCTCGGTAAATATCTCGAAGCACGCGCAAAAATAAAAACCGGTGATGCGATCGAAAAACTCCTCAATCTTCAAGCAAAAACAGCACTCGTAATTCGTGACGGCAAAGAACAAGAAGTCGCTATCAACGAGGTAGTCATAGGAGATCATATTATCGTAAAACCAGGTTCAAATATCCCTGTCGACGGCATCCTTACAGAAGGTGAATCCTATGTAGATGAATCGATGATTACTGGAGAATCAATGCCGATTCAAAAAACTACCGGCGACACCGCCATCTCTGGAACGGTAAACACCACCGGAACCTTTACCTTTAAAGCGACAAAAATCGGCTCTGAAACGCTGCTCGCAAAAATTATTACCATGGTGCAAGAAGCTCAAGGCAGTCGCGCTCCCATTCAAGCGCTTGCTGATAAAATCTCTTCTGTATTTGTGCCAATTGTGCTCGTTCTTTCTGTTATCACTCTCGCCGCTTGGCTCATTATTGGCACCGGCCCATTAGGATTTTCTCAAGCACTAACGTTTGGACTCACTTCTTTTGTAGGGATTCTTGTAATCGCTTGTCCTTGTGCACTTGGGCTCGCTACACCTACCGCTATTATTGTTGGTGTAGGTAAAGGGGCGAAAGAAGGCATCCTGATTAAAGATGCCGCCACTCTCGAAAAACTCCATAAAGCAGACACGATTATCGTTGATAAAACCGGTACAATCACCAAAGGTAAGCCCGAGGTCGTAACCGTCTACAATCAAACAACAAAACCAGAAGCAGAGCTCATCAGCATTCTCGCGACATTAGAACAAAAATCTGAGCATCCTATCGCTTATGCCATAACAAGCTACGCAAAAACACATAACGCACCCATTACAAAGGTTACAGACTTTGAAATCATAAAGGGCAAAGGCCTCAAAGGCTCAATTGATAACGTCGAATATTTTGCTGGTAATACAAAGCTCATGGTCGACCTAGGTCATACATTAGACTTTGCTATTATCGAAAAAGAAACAACGGATGGTAAAACGCCCGTATTCCTTGCAACAAATAACGCGTTCCTTGGTTCCGTATATGTAGCAGACGCCATCAAGCCAGAGGCTACGCAGGCAATCAAAGATCTACACAAATTAGGCATGACAGTCATCATGGTGACGGGCGATATGAAAAATACGGCTCAAGCGATAGCTCGTGAGGTAGGGATCGACGAAGTGATTGCCGAAGCACTTCCAGAAGAAAAGCTCACCAAAGTAAAATCCTTACAACGACAAGGTCGCGTAGTGGTTATGGCAGGAGACGGCGTAAATGATGCACCTGCACTTGCACAAGCAGATATTGGTATTGCGATGGGCACAGGTACAGACGTTGCTATCGAAACAGCCGGCATCACCTTGCTTCATGGCGATATCTCAAAAATTGTGAAAGCTATTCGCTTATCAAAAATAACCATGACCGGTATTAAGCAAAATCTTTTTTGGGCTTTTATCTATAATATCATTGGTATTCCTCTTGCGAGTGGCCTATTCTATCCCCTCTTTGGCTGGTTATTAAGCCCTGTATTTGCAGGGCTCGCGATGGCATTATCAAGCGTCTCGGTTGTTGGTAATTCCTTGAGATTAAAAACAAAGAAACTCTAA
- a CDS encoding DoxX family protein produces the protein MTFSSRLILRWSFAALFFWFGSQQLFSPASWVGFLPEFTGYFPIPGEMLVQLNGWLEIVCAFMLLIGLYTRIIAAFLALHLFGIAFTTGGAIGVRDTALGMIGIALALSPTDDWALDAKQKAQ, from the coding sequence ATGACTTTTTCATCACGTCTTATTTTGCGGTGGTCGTTTGCGGCGTTATTCTTCTGGTTTGGTTCGCAGCAACTTTTTTCACCTGCAAGCTGGGTTGGTTTTTTGCCAGAGTTTACGGGCTATTTTCCGATTCCGGGTGAGATGTTGGTGCAATTAAATGGATGGTTAGAAATTGTGTGCGCATTCATGCTGCTTATCGGTCTTTATACACGAATTATCGCAGCTTTTCTTGCCTTGCACCTTTTTGGTATCGCTTTTACGACAGGGGGCGCTATTGGCGTGAGAGATACAGCGCTTGGAATGATCGGTATCGCGTTAGCGCTTTCACCGACTGACGATTGGGCTCTGGATGCAAAACAAAAAGCGCAGTAA
- a CDS encoding ATP-binding protein: MKVTILRGISGSGKTTWTKSNAQDATIISTDDFFIVDGVYTFDITKLEENHRKAFRLYLDSLVAGKEWIVVDNTNVQAWEYSPYVLAAGAYGYDVELLTFECSADLAWSRKQLLTEEKLRIIAEMFKRETEKMPRIFKNINRTIICS, encoded by the coding sequence ATGAAAGTCACCATCCTTCGCGGTATCTCTGGATCCGGAAAAACAACGTGGACGAAAAGCAATGCTCAAGACGCTACGATCATATCAACGGATGATTTTTTTATCGTTGATGGCGTTTATACCTTCGATATCACCAAGTTAGAAGAAAATCATCGCAAGGCGTTTCGACTATATTTAGATTCTTTAGTGGCTGGTAAAGAGTGGATTGTTGTTGATAATACCAATGTGCAAGCTTGGGAATATTCGCCTTATGTTTTAGCGGCAGGTGCTTACGGGTATGATGTAGAACTTTTAACGTTTGAATGTTCTGCGGATTTAGCTTGGTCTCGCAAGCAATTACTCACCGAAGAAAAGCTACGAATTATCGCAGAAATGTTTAAGCGCGAAACAGAAAAGATGCCGAGAATTTTTAAAAATATTAACCGCACGATTATTTGTTCGTAG
- a CDS encoding pentapeptide repeat-containing protein, whose protein sequence is MDIAFKQCLISTCDFSSLKLKRTPFLQCRIQDVTFYATDLTEVDFSGSDLAGSRFRQCDFNKADLSRAKITKLILRKTK, encoded by the coding sequence TTGGACATCGCCTTTAAGCAATGCCTTATTTCAACATGTGATTTTTCTTCGTTAAAACTTAAACGCACACCATTTCTTCAATGCAGAATTCAAGACGTTACGTTCTATGCCACCGATTTAACTGAGGTAGATTTTAGCGGAAGTGATCTTGCCGGAAGTCGTTTTAGACAATGTGATTTCAATAAAGCGGATCTTTCGCGTGCAAAAATTACGAAATTGATATTACGGAAAACAAAGTGA
- a CDS encoding SRPBCC family protein, whose translation MKLSIHTTIDAPLSKVWDYYNDPNHIMLWNHASDDWTCLLAKNDLRVGGVFSSRMEAKDGSSGFNFGGTYTVVIPNERITYTMADGRVAETDFSEVDGKTTIATTFDAEKENPEEMQRNGWQAILNNFKKYVENN comes from the coding sequence ATGAAACTATCCATACACACGACAATAGACGCTCCGCTTTCAAAAGTATGGGATTATTACAACGATCCAAACCACATCATGCTTTGGAATCACGCTTCAGACGACTGGACTTGTCTACTCGCAAAAAACGATCTACGCGTCGGTGGTGTTTTCTCTTCTCGCATGGAAGCAAAAGACGGTAGCTCAGGCTTTAACTTTGGCGGTACCTATACGGTCGTTATCCCAAACGAGCGTATTACCTATACAATGGCTGATGGACGCGTAGCCGAAACAGATTTTTCTGAGGTAGACGGTAAAACCACCATCGCCACCACCTTTGATGCAGAAAAAGAAAACCCTGAAGAAATGCAACGCAATGGCTGGCAAGCTATTTTGAATAATTTCAAAAAGTACGTTGAGAATAATTAG
- a CDS encoding GNAT family N-acetyltransferase, with the protein MEKIPSSEKLYVVSEAQPEDAAGIARVRKETWLATYPNEELGVNVEDILSKDLESEQEILNWKKAIENPLSTRKVFVAKDHETVIGYGQGKKGESHNECWGLYVLPAYHGKGIGRELMQKVIDWLGDEKPLELNVATISTSAIELYKSFGLVEVDEPASSPQFTSGAILPSIKMIRPAKDQNKHDWVKYLEQTREYPPSPLLVKAMADHNARNSALDLGAGQLKDTRYLLTQDFLHIDVVDAEPAVESLVEDLKDERVKVTTATFDAFNYKDNTYDLVNAQYAIPFASPEVFEKVMIGIKRSLKQNGIFVGQLFGKRDEWNTPGKEMTFHSEEEARALFSDMELLTFEEVERDSRTSSGAPKHWHFFNIVAKKI; encoded by the coding sequence ATGGAAAAGATCCCAAGCTCTGAAAAGCTTTATGTGGTTAGTGAAGCCCAGCCCGAAGATGCTGCTGGTATTGCGCGTGTCAGAAAAGAGACGTGGTTAGCGACGTATCCTAATGAAGAATTAGGAGTTAATGTCGAGGATATTCTTTCAAAGGATCTAGAAAGCGAACAAGAAATCTTGAACTGGAAAAAAGCCATTGAGAATCCATTGAGCACAAGAAAGGTTTTTGTTGCAAAAGATCATGAGACCGTGATTGGTTATGGTCAGGGTAAAAAAGGTGAATCACACAATGAATGTTGGGGGCTCTATGTTTTACCTGCGTATCACGGCAAAGGCATCGGGCGTGAGCTCATGCAGAAAGTGATTGATTGGCTCGGTGATGAAAAGCCACTTGAACTTAACGTTGCGACTATCTCGACGAGTGCTATTGAATTGTATAAGTCGTTTGGATTAGTAGAAGTTGATGAACCAGCTTCATCGCCGCAGTTTACTTCAGGTGCAATATTACCTTCGATAAAGATGATAAGGCCTGCCAAAGACCAAAACAAGCATGACTGGGTGAAGTATCTCGAGCAAACCAGAGAATATCCGCCATCACCATTATTGGTTAAGGCAATGGCAGATCATAATGCAAGAAATAGCGCCTTAGATTTGGGCGCAGGACAGCTTAAAGATACGAGGTATCTTTTAACGCAAGATTTTTTACATATTGATGTTGTTGATGCCGAGCCAGCTGTTGAGAGTTTGGTTGAAGATCTTAAAGACGAGCGTGTTAAAGTAACAACTGCGACATTCGATGCTTTTAACTACAAAGATAACACGTATGATTTAGTGAACGCTCAATATGCGATACCGTTTGCCTCGCCAGAAGTATTTGAAAAAGTCATGATTGGAATTAAGCGATCATTAAAACAAAATGGTATCTTCGTCGGTCAATTATTCGGCAAACGTGATGAGTGGAATACCCCAGGAAAAGAAATGACGTTTCATTCTGAAGAAGAAGCGAGAGCGTTGTTTTCAGATATGGAGTTGTTAACGTTTGAAGAAGTAGAACGTGATTCACGCACGTCAAGTGGAGCACCAAAACATTGGCATTTCTTTAATATTGTTGCCAAAAAAATCTAA
- the msrA gene encoding peptide-methionine (S)-S-oxide reductase MsrA translates to MSTTQTAILAGGCFWGMEELFRKLPGVIDTVTGYTGGENEHPTYQNHPGHAEALKITFDPEKTNYRAMLDFFFRIHNPTTLNRQGNDIGTSYRSAIFYLDETQKKEAEDFIELVNKSGKWEDPVVTSLEPFKSFTEAEPEHQDYLQTNPGGYTCHFVRMESYLK, encoded by the coding sequence ATGTCTACAACACAAACAGCGATATTAGCGGGCGGATGTTTTTGGGGGATGGAAGAGCTTTTTCGTAAACTTCCAGGTGTTATTGATACCGTTACAGGATACACCGGTGGCGAAAATGAACACCCTACCTATCAGAATCACCCCGGTCATGCAGAAGCATTAAAAATCACCTTTGATCCTGAAAAGACAAATTATCGTGCAATGTTGGATTTCTTTTTTCGTATTCACAATCCAACCACGTTAAACCGCCAAGGTAATGATATCGGTACATCCTATCGTTCGGCGATCTTTTATCTTGATGAGACACAAAAGAAAGAAGCAGAGGATTTTATTGAGCTCGTAAACAAATCAGGTAAATGGGAGGATCCTGTTGTGACTTCGCTCGAGCCATTTAAGAGCTTCACAGAAGCAGAACCCGAACATCAAGATTATTTACAAACGAACCCTGGCGGATATACCTGTCACTTTGTTAGAATGGAGAGCTATCTGAAATAA
- a CDS encoding pentapeptide repeat-containing protein yields MEILKGEDYSRETFEGISLSALDARDVTFSDCVFRKCRFDKANFSGASFNDCVFENCELSSPDFYRTTLYGVKFDGGKVVGANFSKSNSKFWTSPLSNALFQHVIFLR; encoded by the coding sequence ATGGAGATTCTAAAAGGCGAAGATTACTCACGTGAGACCTTCGAAGGAATAAGTCTATCAGCACTCGATGCTCGTGACGTGACCTTTTCTGATTGCGTCTTTCGTAAGTGTCGTTTTGATAAAGCGAATTTTTCTGGAGCAAGTTTTAATGACTGTGTCTTTGAGAATTGTGAACTAAGTTCACCTGATTTTTATCGAACAACATTGTATGGCGTAAAATTTGATGGAGGTAAAGTTGTTGGTGCAAATTTCTCGAAGAGTAATAGTAAATTTTGGACATCGCCTTTAAGCAATGCCTTATTTCAACATGTGATTTTTCTTCGTTAA
- a CDS encoding cytochrome b5 domain-containing protein gives MQISYTLADVQAHSSPSSCWAAINGSVYDLTTWIDRHPGGASKIKNLCGSDASSNFDRQHGKNKTAQAALILLKIGTLK, from the coding sequence ATCCAAATTAGCTATACATTGGCGGATGTTCAAGCTCATAGCTCACCGAGTAGTTGTTGGGCCGCTATTAACGGAAGCGTTTATGATCTCACTACTTGGATCGATCGCCATCCTGGCGGTGCATCAAAAATTAAAAACCTTTGCGGAAGCGATGCTAGTTCAAACTTTGATCGTCAGCATGGAAAGAACAAAACTGCACAAGCAGCGCTTATTTTGCTCAAGATTGGTACGCTAAAATAG
- the murB gene encoding UDP-N-acetylmuramate dehydrogenase codes for MEVLSEQKKEAFEKAFSGVTRDELMAKHTSFRVGGPARLYVTAMSAEHLIEMVRFAQEQQIPFAVYGGGSNILVADEGFEGVIIQTGMRDIQIEGTKVKAEAGAITGMVARKAVDHGLGGFEWAVGVPGTIGGAVYGNAGCYGGEMKDHVVSVETLRLSDFSLVTYSNQECVFGYRSSYFKKVPHVILSTTMEIAQSTDVEASKEKLQWVMNERKDKQPLGESSAGCAFKNWDYQNEEQLTILKREIPEIPEGMLKAKRVSAGWLIDQADMLGASIGDVAVSEKHGNFMVNKGKAKAADIVALISRVKMKVRDLYGIELEEEVQLLGF; via the coding sequence ATGGAGGTTTTATCAGAACAAAAAAAAGAAGCATTTGAAAAAGCGTTTTCTGGTGTTACGCGCGATGAGCTGATGGCGAAGCATACGAGTTTTCGTGTTGGTGGTCCTGCGCGTTTATATGTAACGGCAATGAGCGCCGAACACTTAATAGAAATGGTGCGCTTTGCACAAGAGCAGCAGATTCCTTTTGCTGTTTATGGTGGAGGTTCAAATATTCTTGTCGCCGATGAAGGTTTCGAAGGAGTTATTATCCAAACCGGTATGCGAGATATTCAGATCGAAGGTACCAAGGTCAAAGCAGAAGCGGGTGCCATCACTGGTATGGTTGCGCGCAAAGCCGTAGACCATGGACTCGGGGGTTTTGAATGGGCGGTTGGTGTACCGGGTACTATCGGTGGCGCTGTTTATGGTAATGCGGGGTGTTATGGCGGCGAGATGAAAGATCATGTTGTTTCTGTTGAAACATTACGTTTGTCGGATTTTTCTTTGGTAACGTATAGCAATCAAGAATGTGTATTTGGCTATCGTTCGAGTTACTTTAAAAAAGTGCCACATGTCATTTTATCGACGACCATGGAGATCGCACAATCAACAGATGTCGAAGCTTCAAAAGAAAAATTGCAATGGGTGATGAATGAACGTAAAGACAAGCAACCGCTTGGCGAATCGAGCGCTGGATGTGCTTTTAAGAATTGGGATTATCAAAATGAAGAGCAATTAACTATTTTAAAACGAGAGATTCCAGAAATTCCAGAAGGGATGTTAAAAGCAAAACGCGTTTCGGCAGGTTGGCTCATTGATCAAGCGGATATGCTTGGTGCCTCAATTGGTGATGTCGCGGTAAGCGAAAAGCATGGTAACTTTATGGTAAATAAAGGCAAGGCGAAAGCGGCAGATATTGTCGCGCTTATCTCACGTGTAAAAATGAAGGTGAGAGATTTATACGGGATTGAACTAGAAGAAGAAGTGCAGTTATTGGGGTTTTGA
- the raiA gene encoding ribosome-associated translation inhibitor RaiA: protein MTINVKAKGIEMTPAIHAFSEEKAQSLDKYADNINHIDVEVGKQSAHHHSGDVFFCKMIVDVNGHIIIVERDADDLYKAIDKVRDHLRVEITDWKEKQRT from the coding sequence ATGACTATCAACGTAAAAGCCAAAGGCATCGAGATGACGCCAGCCATTCACGCATTTTCTGAAGAAAAAGCTCAATCGCTTGATAAATACGCGGATAATATCAATCACATTGATGTTGAAGTGGGTAAGCAAAGCGCCCACCATCACTCAGGCGACGTTTTTTTCTGTAAAATGATCGTTGATGTGAACGGGCATATTATCATCGTAGAGCGCGATGCTGATGATCTCTACAAGGCCATCGACAAGGTCCGTGACCATCTTCGTGTAGAAATCACTGATTGGAAGGAAAAACAACGCACTTAG
- a CDS encoding cupredoxin domain-containing protein, which produces MNKVLIGSILTTVIAVGGLIALATSSPTTTNTATQNNVVYANNKQTIAITAKGGYTPRLTEANADTPTTINITTNGSYDCSTAFTIPSLGIRENLPPSGITAIDIPPQKSGTTVKGLCSMGMYYFTIAFK; this is translated from the coding sequence ATGAATAAAGTTCTTATCGGCTCAATCCTCACAACCGTTATAGCCGTTGGCGGCCTCATTGCCCTCGCAACCAGCAGCCCAACAACAACGAATACAGCAACACAAAACAATGTTGTCTATGCTAACAACAAACAAACGATCGCTATTACAGCGAAGGGCGGCTATACACCTAGGTTAACCGAAGCAAATGCTGATACCCCTACAACAATCAATATCACCACGAATGGTAGTTATGATTGCTCAACGGCCTTTACTATCCCGAGTCTAGGTATTCGAGAGAATCTTCCTCCATCAGGAATAACAGCTATTGATATTCCTCCGCAAAAATCAGGAACAACGGTAAAAGGTCTTTGTTCTATGGGGATGTATTACTTTACTATTGCATTTAAATAA
- a CDS encoding metal-sensitive transcriptional regulator: protein MKTHQEKLIRRLKIVEGQVRGLQEMLLNDSYCIDIITQTSAVKSALSSIEDVLLENHLSSCALKQIKEGKESKAITEILKVYQLKRK from the coding sequence ATGAAGACACATCAAGAAAAACTTATTCGTCGATTAAAAATTGTCGAAGGCCAAGTACGTGGCCTACAGGAGATGCTTTTAAATGACAGTTATTGCATCGACATCATCACACAAACATCTGCCGTAAAAAGCGCTCTCTCCAGCATCGAAGATGTTTTATTAGAAAATCATCTTTCGAGCTGTGCGTTAAAGCAAATCAAAGAAGGTAAAGAATCAAAAGCCATTACAGAAATTTTAAAGGTTTACCAACTAAAACGTAAATAA
- a CDS encoding sulfite exporter TauE/SafE family protein, producing the protein MLPCGFTQSMQFYTLTTGSFFKGGLTMFAFALGTLPVLALLSFSSLGIHNKGQSSIFFKTVGLVVIFFAIFNLLSALVGAGIIDPFFTLTLLYYE; encoded by the coding sequence ATTCTACCGTGTGGATTTACTCAGTCTATGCAGTTCTACACCTTAACGACTGGAAGCTTTTTTAAAGGAGGCTTAACCATGTTCGCATTTGCTCTTGGTACACTCCCTGTTTTAGCATTATTAAGTTTTAGCTCACTAGGCATTCACAATAAAGGTCAATCGAGTATTTTCTTTAAAACCGTTGGACTTGTTGTTATCTTCTTCGCAATCTTTAATTTATTGAGCGCGCTTGTAGGCGCTGGTATCATTGATCCATTCTTTACCCTGACACTGCTTTACTATGAATAA
- a CDS encoding glycosyltransferase family 2 protein has protein sequence MSILPHLATLILSMEYSIIVPAYNEEQSIENALNRIAEVFDTLQKPYEILVIDDGSTDATATLTSNLVSKYPTTKLLRHEINKGKGEAVKTGVSAAKGVYTVFLDADLATEPSTFLSFIPALKDHPIVIGSRKIRDARIAKPQPWYRHVFGNTFNAIIRHTLDLEYTDTQCGFKAFQTPVAKELFQNLETTGWTFDVEILLKAKQKQYSVKELPVTWKNGSMSRVKLSEAPQILKEILALKKRYQSTNK, from the coding sequence ATGTCAATTTTACCCCATCTTGCTACACTTATTTTATCAATGGAATATTCCATTATCGTCCCTGCTTATAACGAAGAGCAGAGTATCGAAAACGCCCTAAACAGGATTGCGGAGGTTTTTGACACCTTGCAAAAACCCTATGAGATCCTTGTTATTGATGATGGTTCAACGGATGCAACCGCAACCCTTACGAGCAACCTTGTATCAAAATACCCAACAACGAAACTCCTTCGTCACGAGATAAATAAAGGCAAAGGTGAAGCGGTAAAAACAGGAGTAAGTGCAGCGAAAGGTGTTTATACCGTTTTTTTAGACGCTGATCTTGCGACTGAACCATCTACATTTTTATCATTTATCCCAGCGCTCAAAGATCACCCTATCGTTATTGGTTCAAGAAAAATTCGTGATGCTCGTATCGCTAAACCGCAACCCTGGTATCGTCATGTTTTTGGTAATACATTTAATGCAATCATTCGACATACACTCGATTTAGAATACACCGATACACAATGTGGATTTAAAGCCTTTCAAACACCAGTCGCAAAAGAACTCTTTCAAAACCTTGAAACGACAGGATGGACCTTTGATGTTGAGATATTGCTAAAAGCAAAACAAAAACAATACTCCGTAAAAGAACTACCTGTTACCTGGAAGAACGGATCGATGAGTCGTGTAAAATTAAGTGAAGCGCCGCAGATATTGAAAGAAATACTCGCGTTAAAAAAACGTTACCAATCTACGAACAAATAA